In the Leishmania mexicana MHOM/GT/2001/U1103 complete genome, chromosome 34 genome, CCACTTGAGTCAGTTCGAGCTTCTCATTCTCGACGAGGCCGATAAACTGCTCGAGTTCGGCTTCCGGGCAAAgctggatgcgctgctgaagcggctgccgaagcagcgccgcaccggtCTGTTCAGTGCGACGCAGACAAAAGAGCTGACGGAGCTGGCGCGGGCTGGGATGCGCAACCCGGTGTCCGTCACCGTCCGCATCAACCCCCTCAACTCCGCCAACAGCGACTCTACAAAGCCGCAGATACCCGAGCAGCTCTCTAACTTCTACGCCTTCACGCACGCGTCTGAGAAGCTGGACCGCCTCGTTGAGTTCCTGGCGTCGCACAAGGATGAGAAGGTGCTTGTGTATGTCATGACGTGTGCTAGCGTGGAGTGGCTCTACGAGGCGCTctcggcggtgctgtggcAGGACGAGGCTGACAACGTCTTCGCCCTCCACGGCCAAATGAAATTGGAGAAGCGTCAGAAGGTGCACCGGCAAGTGACGAGGCGTTCGCGAtgcgtgctcgtgtgcaccgacgtggcggcgcgcgggcTGGATATCCCGGAGGTAGGCCTGGTGGTGCAGTACGACCCGCCGGTGGACCCCAACACGTTTATCCACCGCATCGGCCGCACGGCGCGCATGGGGCGCAGCGGTAAGAGTGTCGTCTTTCTCATGCCGCAGGAGCTGGAGTACATCAACTTTATGCGGCTGCAGAACGTACCTCTCCAGGCGCTAGACGAGGAGCGGGACAGCGTCGACGTCGCCAAGGATGCCGTCCGTAACATGAACGCGCGACGCACGCTGCTCAGCTCCGAGCTGCCGGATAAGCGGAAGGCGATTCACCAGGCGCACCGTGAGAAACAGCTGAGTCGGcgagagcgccgccagcagctgcacgaggcGCATCAAGCGATGGTGGACGGAAAGAGCCAGCGACTCGCGAAACGGAAAGAGGTGCTGGGCGACATGTGCACGAGTCCCTCCATtctcgcgctgcggcgagaGGAGTGCCGCAATGAGAAGCTGCTGAACCTCGCCGCCCGGGCCTTCGTGTCGTTCCTGCGGGCCTACAAGGAGCACGAGTGTCGCTACATCTTTCAACTGCAGCTCATTGACCTCACCGACCTCACGCACGGCTTCGCGCTTTTCAAGATCCCCAACTGCGGTGAGATCAAGCggatgcgtgtgctgcgcatTCCTCTGCAGGACGAATTCGCTCCGTTTGTGAAGCAGATGGCGACTGTGCTGCGGGAGAAGCGGCAACGTGCCGCCGAGGAGCAGTcggccgcggcagctgtggACGGTGGGGGCGATGACAGCCCAGATGCGAAGAGACATCGCACGGAGCGCAACGAGAAGTTGGAAGCGCTGAAGCTGCTGAAGATGTCCAAGTCcgagcgcagccgcgcctggAAGCAGGCAGAGCTGGACGAGCTGCTCAAAGATAGCTATTACGTGA is a window encoding:
- a CDS encoding putative ATP-dependent RNA helicase, yielding MKGAKLSEPTLAFLQDCMKFTTMAPVQARTIPLFLTNYDVVVEAITGSGKTLAYLIPCLEMLLRPRCREVAKEYKNAVFAVLVLPSRELAQQVFHIVKRMLHFVTKSYKNGSPANGLPAYSYQCYIGGRDIKHDVEEFSKQGGNVLVGTPGRLYELLVSSKYANLFHLSQFELLILDEADKLLEFGFRAKLDALLKRLPKQRRTGLFSATQTKELTELARAGMRNPVSVTVRINPLNSANSDSTKPQIPEQLSNFYAFTHASEKLDRLVEFLASHKDEKVLVYVMTCASVEWLYEALSAVLWQDEADNVFALHGQMKLEKRQKVHRQVTRRSRCVLVCTDVAARGLDIPEVGLVVQYDPPVDPNTFIHRIGRTARMGRSGKSVVFLMPQELEYINFMRLQNVPLQALDEERDSVDVAKDAVRNMNARRTLLSSELPDKRKAIHQAHREKQLSRRERRQQLHEAHQAMVDGKSQRLAKRKEVLGDMCTSPSILALRREECRNEKLLNLAARAFVSFLRAYKEHECRYIFQLQLIDLTDLTHGFALFKIPNCGEIKRMRVLRIPLQDEFAPFVKQMATVLREKRQRAAEEQSAAAAVDGGGDDSPDAKRHRTERNEKLEALKLLKMSKSERSRAWKQAELDELLKDSYYVKMERRGKVNRHVVDEKMGVEAIENSFMSARERKEAQLARKAR